The Barnesiella intestinihominis YIT 11860 genome includes a window with the following:
- a CDS encoding DUF362 domain-containing protein, which produces MKKYINIALCAFLSALIGISCNTRAQNSETQLSKKDNETPKVYMFKEISPENLVKIYEALNRKATGKVAVKLSTGEPGGHNFLQPALIKDLVQKVNGTIVECNTAYGGGRADTESHLKAAADHGFTAIAPVDIMDSEGETALPVHGGKHLKENYVGAHYPNYDFTIILSHFKGHAMGGFGGAIKNMSIGIASSTGKAWIHSAGKTKGNPWENLPAQDDFLESMAEAAKSVAEHCGEKIIYISVANNLSVDCDCDASPEDPKMGDIGILASLDPVALDKACTDLVRASEDHGKIHLIERIDSRHGMHTLEYGEQIGLGSQKYELVKLD; this is translated from the coding sequence ATGAAAAAGTACATCAATATCGCCCTATGCGCTTTCTTATCCGCCCTTATAGGGATAAGCTGTAACACCCGCGCTCAAAATTCGGAAACTCAACTTTCCAAAAAGGACAATGAAACGCCAAAAGTATATATGTTCAAAGAGATTTCCCCCGAGAACTTAGTGAAAATATACGAAGCGTTGAACCGTAAAGCGACCGGAAAAGTCGCAGTAAAACTATCTACCGGAGAACCGGGTGGTCATAACTTCTTGCAACCAGCTCTTATCAAAGACCTCGTACAGAAGGTAAACGGAACGATCGTCGAATGTAACACGGCCTACGGGGGTGGAAGAGCCGACACAGAAAGTCATCTGAAAGCTGCTGCCGACCACGGTTTCACGGCTATCGCCCCTGTCGACATCATGGATTCGGAAGGAGAAACAGCCCTACCCGTACACGGCGGTAAGCACCTTAAAGAGAATTATGTGGGAGCCCATTACCCGAACTACGACTTTACCATAATCCTCTCTCATTTCAAAGGCCATGCTATGGGAGGATTCGGCGGAGCAATAAAAAACATGTCCATCGGCATCGCTTCATCTACCGGAAAAGCATGGATACATTCTGCCGGGAAAACCAAAGGGAACCCGTGGGAAAACCTGCCTGCACAAGACGATTTCTTGGAATCGATGGCCGAAGCCGCCAAATCGGTGGCTGAACATTGCGGTGAGAAAATCATTTATATAAGTGTAGCCAATAACCTATCTGTGGATTGCGACTGCGATGCCTCCCCCGAAGATCCGAAAATGGGCGACATAGGTATCCTCGCATCACTCGACCCGGTCGCTCTCGACAAGGCTTGTACCGATTTGGTGAGAGCATCGGAAGACCACGGAAAAATCCACCTCATCGAACGTATCGATTCCCGTCACGGTATGCATACGTTGGAATACGGGGAACAAATAGGTTTGGGCAGTCAAAAATACGAACTGGTAAAACTGGATTAA